A genomic segment from Kyrpidia tusciae DSM 2912 encodes:
- a CDS encoding glycosyltransferase family 4 protein, giving the protein MRLLEVTTVAQTLRSFLLPHCTHLQSLGWKVDALAAGVSRDPQCVATFDRVFDAGWSRTPNPILLRESSRVRDLVETGQYDIVHVHTPIAGFLTRFALRSIRARSHVRVVYTAHGFHFHSGRSKFGNLPFEALERVAGRWTDMLITINRDDFEAARFLNLVPEQRLRYVPGVGIDLQAYNPQAISPEEILMVRNELRLTPADYLFTVIAEFTPNKRHRDIIRALRLLGNAHVHVALAGEGRTRADVEQLAQDLKVNKQVHFLGYRTDIPRLMSASNAVLLVSTREGLPRTVMEAMAMGRPVIGSNVRGTRDLLSDGAGLLVPVGDVEAIANAMRWILDHPSDAEKMGNRGRQEVRKYRLDLVLSAQDQIYSDVLGMPARG; this is encoded by the coding sequence ATGCGGCTACTGGAAGTCACCACAGTTGCTCAAACGTTGCGGTCGTTCTTGCTTCCACACTGCACTCATCTGCAGTCGCTGGGATGGAAAGTGGACGCCCTGGCCGCGGGGGTCAGCCGTGATCCGCAATGTGTGGCAACGTTCGATCGAGTTTTTGATGCCGGTTGGTCGAGAACGCCGAACCCCATCCTTCTTCGCGAATCTTCGCGCGTCCGGGATCTGGTGGAAACGGGACAATACGACATTGTTCACGTTCATACGCCGATTGCCGGGTTTCTTACGCGCTTCGCGTTACGTTCAATACGGGCACGGAGTCATGTGCGGGTTGTTTATACGGCTCATGGTTTTCATTTTCACAGCGGACGAAGCAAGTTCGGTAATCTCCCGTTCGAGGCACTTGAACGAGTCGCCGGTCGTTGGACCGATATGCTCATCACCATCAACCGCGATGATTTTGAAGCCGCTCGATTTTTAAATTTGGTGCCTGAACAACGTCTCCGGTATGTTCCGGGTGTGGGCATCGATTTGCAAGCCTATAATCCGCAGGCAATATCTCCAGAGGAGATTTTAATGGTTCGAAATGAATTGCGGCTGACTCCGGCCGATTATCTTTTTACCGTCATCGCTGAATTTACCCCGAATAAGCGTCATCGAGACATCATACGGGCGCTGAGATTGCTGGGCAACGCTCACGTTCATGTTGCGTTGGCCGGGGAAGGTCGGACGAGGGCGGATGTGGAGCAATTGGCACAAGATCTGAAAGTCAACAAGCAGGTCCATTTTCTCGGCTACCGAACGGATATCCCACGCCTGATGAGCGCCTCCAATGCTGTGCTTTTGGTTTCGACCAGAGAAGGCTTGCCGCGGACAGTGATGGAGGCCATGGCAATGGGGAGACCTGTAATAGGCAGTAATGTTCGTGGTACCCGAGATCTGTTGTCCGATGGAGCGGGCCTTTTGGTCCCGGTGGGCGACGTGGAGGCGATTGCCAATGCCATGAGGTGGATTCTCGACCATCCTTCGGATGCGGAGAAGATGGGGAACCGTGGGCGGCAGGAGGTCCGGAAGTATCGTCTCGATCTTGTACTCAGTGCTCAAGATCAGATCTATAGTGATGTATTGGGTATGCCTGCTCGCGGCTGA
- a CDS encoding sugar transferase, which yields MLKRLFDIVVSSFALVILSPLLLGIAVAIRIDSPGPALFRQVRAGKDGVPFVIFKYRTMVTGAESLGDGVYTGQSDPRITRVGALLRRYSLDELPQLINILRGDMSVVGPRPTLMEQVERYTADQRERLRVRPGITGWAQINGRNEITWDERIELDRWYVHNWSFWLDLKILFRTIGVVVRGNGVYADKEKFVLGGESVVERREHRGS from the coding sequence TTGTTAAAACGACTGTTTGACATTGTGGTAAGCAGTTTCGCACTTGTTATTCTAAGTCCTCTTTTACTTGGGATTGCAGTCGCGATTCGAATCGATTCACCGGGTCCGGCATTGTTTCGACAGGTCCGCGCCGGGAAAGATGGGGTACCCTTTGTGATCTTCAAGTATCGGACGATGGTCACCGGAGCCGAGTCGCTAGGCGATGGAGTGTACACGGGTCAGTCAGACCCGCGGATCACACGGGTGGGAGCCCTGTTGCGAAGATACAGCTTAGATGAGTTGCCGCAACTCATCAACATTCTAAGGGGGGATATGAGCGTTGTGGGTCCCCGCCCGACACTGATGGAACAGGTTGAACGTTACACGGCGGACCAGCGGGAGCGTCTGCGGGTCCGACCGGGTATAACCGGCTGGGCCCAGATCAACGGGCGCAACGAAATCACATGGGATGAGAGGATCGAACTGGACCGGTGGTATGTTCACAACTGGAGCTTTTGGCTTGACCTGAAAATCCTCTTTCGGACGATTGGAGTGGTCGTGCGGGGGAATGGCGTGTACGCCGACAAGGAAAAATTCGTGCTGGGCGGGGAAAGTGTGGTGGAGAGGCGTGAACATCGGGGAAGTTGA
- a CDS encoding NeuD/PglB/VioB family sugar acetyltransferase: protein MACTPTRKNSCWAGKVWWRGVNIGEVEGAEEKGIRPLVIVGAGGMGRETAWLVERINARKPTWNILGFVDDRRPDESLLLGYPYLGPVRSSLNKIIHEGIRPAVSVAIGDSKARFGVVSGLFNMGIRSFPALIDPDIDVHRSVNIGEGSIICPGVILTVNVVIGKFVIVNVASSISHESKLGDFSSVMTGVRISGNCRIGHGAYIGSGAVVLQGRAVGEAAVVGAGAVVTRDVEPRVVSVGIPARIQRWIEVKPDDR, encoded by the coding sequence ATGGCGTGTACGCCGACAAGGAAAAATTCGTGCTGGGCGGGGAAAGTGTGGTGGAGAGGCGTGAACATCGGGGAAGTTGAAGGTGCGGAAGAAAAAGGGATCCGACCGCTCGTTATTGTGGGGGCAGGAGGCATGGGGCGTGAAACCGCATGGCTTGTGGAGCGAATCAACGCCAGGAAGCCTACGTGGAACATTCTCGGGTTTGTGGATGATCGTCGGCCCGACGAATCGCTGCTCCTTGGGTATCCATACCTGGGCCCGGTCAGGTCTTCGCTGAACAAGATCATCCACGAAGGAATTCGTCCGGCAGTTTCGGTGGCGATCGGTGACTCCAAGGCGAGGTTCGGCGTTGTCTCTGGTCTGTTTAACATGGGGATTCGGTCATTTCCTGCGCTCATCGACCCCGATATCGATGTTCATCGTTCGGTAAACATCGGGGAAGGGAGCATTATCTGCCCCGGGGTGATCCTCACAGTAAACGTGGTCATTGGGAAATTTGTGATCGTCAATGTGGCATCGTCGATCAGCCATGAAAGTAAGCTGGGCGATTTTAGTTCCGTAATGACCGGGGTGCGCATCTCGGGGAACTGTCGGATTGGACATGGAGCATACATCGGATCGGGTGCCGTTGTTTTGCAGGGGCGTGCCGTGGGGGAGGCCGCAGTGGTGGGTGCCGGGGCAGTGGTCACGCGGGATGTTGAACCGCGTGTGGTCAGTGTCGGCATACCCGCCCGTATTCAGAGGTGGATCGAGGTGAAACCGGATGATCGCTAG
- a CDS encoding DegT/DnrJ/EryC1/StrS family aminotransferase has product MIARKTVPLARPDVGEEEIDAVVSVLRTPILSIGPKIEEFEERCAAVAGRRYGVAVNSGTSALHLIVRGLGIGQGDEVITTPFSFVASSNVLLYERAKPVFVDIDPLTYNIDIDWIEAAITSRTKAILVVDVFGQAVNMLRLAEIAKRYDLLLIEDSCEAIGGAYDGVPCGHLGDAGAFAFYPNKQITTGEGGVLVTDSADLYRMARSLRNQGRGEASEWLAHDRLGYNYRLSEINAVLGVEQIKRLDEILAKRSEVARKYTERLQDIPLVTPPRIDPRVRMSWFVYVVRVDETVDRDKLMVFLRERGVGCRPYFSPIHLQPFYRQMFGYREGDFPITEDVAKSTIALPFFNRITDEEIDYVCEMLREGIVACRK; this is encoded by the coding sequence ATGATCGCTAGGAAAACCGTCCCGTTGGCACGTCCGGACGTTGGAGAAGAAGAGATTGATGCTGTTGTGTCCGTGCTGCGAACACCCATTCTCAGCATTGGCCCGAAGATCGAGGAATTTGAGGAGCGTTGTGCGGCCGTTGCGGGCAGGCGCTACGGGGTTGCGGTAAACAGCGGCACCAGCGCGTTGCACCTCATTGTACGGGGGCTTGGCATCGGCCAAGGGGACGAGGTCATCACCACGCCGTTCAGTTTCGTGGCGAGCAGCAATGTCCTGCTTTACGAACGGGCGAAACCCGTGTTTGTCGATATCGATCCCCTCACCTACAATATCGATATTGACTGGATTGAGGCGGCGATCACAAGCCGGACGAAAGCGATTCTGGTCGTGGATGTGTTCGGTCAGGCGGTGAACATGCTTCGGCTTGCAGAGATCGCGAAGCGGTATGATTTGCTCTTGATCGAGGACTCTTGTGAAGCGATCGGGGGAGCGTATGATGGCGTACCCTGCGGTCATCTTGGGGATGCCGGCGCTTTCGCATTTTACCCAAACAAACAGATCACGACGGGTGAAGGCGGGGTATTGGTGACCGATAGTGCAGACCTCTATCGTATGGCTCGAAGTCTGCGAAATCAAGGCCGTGGAGAGGCCAGTGAGTGGTTGGCGCACGATCGGTTGGGTTACAACTATCGCTTGAGTGAGATCAATGCCGTACTGGGAGTCGAGCAGATCAAGCGACTGGACGAGATTCTTGCCAAGCGGAGCGAAGTTGCTCGGAAGTACACGGAGCGGCTTCAGGATATTCCGCTGGTTACGCCTCCTCGTATCGATCCCCGCGTGCGCATGAGTTGGTTCGTGTATGTGGTCCGCGTCGATGAAACTGTGGATCGAGACAAGCTGATGGTCTTCCTCCGGGAACGGGGGGTCGGCTGCCGTCCGTATTTTTCACCCATTCATCTTCAGCCGTTTTACCGGCAGATGTTTGGCTATCGGGAGGGTGATTTCCCCATTACGGAGGACGTGGCCAAGAGCACCATAGCACTCCCGTTCTTTAATCGCATAACTGATGAAGAGATCGATTACGTGTGTGAAATGCTTCGCGAAGGCATTGTGGCCTGTCGGAAATAA